In Oryza sativa Japonica Group chromosome 3, ASM3414082v1, one DNA window encodes the following:
- the LOC4333625 gene encoding glyoxylase I 4, whose protein sequence is MATLQLNHVARETDDVRRLAAFYEEVLGFERVASPNYPAFQVAWLRLPGTPGVALHIIERDPAAAPAAVAPGAAGAPPAQLPRRHHLAFSVADYDGFLTGLKARGTDVFEKTQPDGRTRQVFFFDPDGNGLEVTSSGTGDM, encoded by the exons ATGGCCACGCTGCAGCTCAACCACGTCGCGCGGGAGACCGACGAcgtgcgccgcctcgccgccttctACGAGGAGGTGCTCGGCTTCGAGCGGGTCGCCTCCCCGAACTACCCGGCCTTCCAGGTCGCCTGGCTCCGCCTCCCGGGGACGCCCGGCGTCGCGCTCCACATCATCGAGCGCgaccccgcggcggcgcccgcggccgTCGCCCcgggcgccgcgggcgccccgcCCGCGCAGCTGCCCAGGCGCCACCACCTCGCCTTCTCCGTCGCCGACTACGACGGGTTCCTCACCGGGCTGAAGGCCCGGGGCACGGACGTGTTCGAGAAGACGCAGCCCGACGGGCGCACGCGCCAGGTCTTCTTCTTCGACCCCGATG GCAATGGCCTAGAAGTTACAAGCTCAGGCACAGGCGATATGTAA
- the LOC4333624 gene encoding ferredoxin C 1, chloroplastic, producing MAAAAASLLHLATSACSPPRVRLVGPTTGRRSPLRAAPAPPPPRAYKVTIEHGGESRVVEVEEGETILSRALDEGIDVPHDCKLGVCMTCPARLVAGEVDQSDGMLSDDVVAQGYALLCASYPRSDCTIRVIPEDELLKVQLATADD from the coding sequence atggctgccgccgccgcttcgctgCTCCACCTCGCCACCTCCGCCTGCTCCCCGCCGCGCGTCAGGCTCGTCGGCCCCACCACCGGCCGGAGATCGCCGCTGCGCgcggctccggcgccgccgccgccgcgggcgtacAAGGTGACGatcgagcacggcggcgagtcgcgggtggtggaggtggaggagggcgaGACCATCCTGTCGCGGGCGCTCGACGAGGGCATCGACGTGCCGCACGACTGCAAGCTCGGCGTGTGCATGACGTGCCCGGcgcgcctcgtcgccggcgaggtggacCAGAGCGACGGCATGCTCAGCGACGACGTCGTGGCGCAGGGCTACGCGCTGCTCTGCGCCTCCTACCCGCGCTCCGACTGCACCATCCGCGTCATCCCCGAGGACGAGCTGCTCAAGGTCCagctcgccaccgccgacgactgA